The following nucleotide sequence is from Alphaproteobacteria bacterium.
CAACCCCTACGTTTCCAAGGGCTAGGGGATTCGAATCTGCAGCCGTGCCGCTTAGAAATTCTCCACCCAGGGCCTGAGCTCGACCTCCCAGGTCCAGGCGCTGCGCTGCTGGCGGTGGATGTGGAGATAGCTCCGGGCGATTTCGTCGGGGTGCAGCAGGTCGTCGTCGCCGCGCCCGGCGGCGCGGGGGTCGTCGGCCCGGCCGATACCGCCGTCGATGACGAAGTGGGCGACGTGAATGTTTTGCGGCGCCAGTTCGCGGGCCATGCTCTGGGCCAGGCCGCGCAGCCCGAACTTGCCCATGGCGAAGGGCGCCGACTGGGCATAGCCCTTGACCGAGGCCGAGGCGCCGGTGAACAGGATGGTGCCCGAGCCCCGCCCCAGCATGCCCCGGGCCGCCTCTTGGCCGACCAGGAAGCCGGCGTAGCAGCTGATCATGAGGGTCTTCTCGACCTCGCCCGGGTCGAGCTCGATGAAGGGGCCGCGGGTGCGGTAGCCGGCGTTATAGACCACCACGTCGGGGATACCGGTATCGCTTTCGATAGCGCCAAAGAGGGCGTGCACCTGGTCGGGCTGGCCGGCATCGCAGGCCCGGCACGTGGCGCCGGTTTCGGCTGCCAGGTTCGCCAGCTTGTCGACGTTCCGCGAGGCCAGGGTGAGCGCCATGCCTTCGGCGGCAAAGAGCCTCGCCAGCGAGGCGCTGAGACCGGGGCCGCTACCGACGATGAGGGCTGTTTCCCGTGCCGCCATGATTTCTCTCCTGCTCGCTTCCTTCTGCCGGGCGGCCTGGATCTGTACGGAAGTCGCCTAGCCGAAACTTTGCACCAGACTCGACGTGATCAGGTGCCAGCCGTCCACCAGCACGAAAAAGACCAGCTTGAACGGTAACGAGATCATGATCGGTGGCAGCATCATCATGCCCATCTGACCTGCCCCAAGGTTTGTACCATATCCTATGTTAGTCTGTTTGCCATCCGTTCTGAGGCCCGGTTCGGCCGCAGCCCATCAACAGCGAAGGCCGGAACGGGCCGGTGGTGCAGAATAGTCTCCGGCGCCGGTGGCCTGTAGCCGA
It contains:
- a CDS encoding SDR family NAD(P)-dependent oxidoreductase: MAARETALIVGSGPGLSASLARLFAAEGMALTLASRNVDKLANLAAETGATCRACDAGQPDQVHALFGAIESDTGIPDVVVYNAGYRTRGPFIELDPGEVEKTLMISCYAGFLVGQEAARGMLGRGSGTILFTGASASVKGYAQSAPFAMGKFGLRGLAQSMARELAPQNIHVAHFVIDGGIGRADDPRAAGRGDDDLLHPDEIARSYLHIHRQQRSAWTWEVELRPWVENF